The nucleotide sequence CATATTAAAATTTTTTCTTTTCCGAATAAAAATCTAAAATAATTGCACCATTTTAGGAAGGACAAAAATGGCGTCTCTAGCTGTGGGGTCTCTTTGCAAGCCAACTTCGCTTTTGGTTTCTGGAGTCGTGAAGTCCTCATCTTCCATTGCCACAGGTACTTCCACTTTTGCCTTAAATTCAACTTGCTACTTGTTTctttatattcttttatttatatttttaataaattccAAATTTTATTAATTTAACAGGAGAGATAACTTTTATTAAAAAGAAGCATGTTTAAGAAACAGCTGACTGTAATGATTCTATTTTTTTAGGGAAAAATATTTAACTAAAAGTTTTTAATTCAAATGGTTTAATAACCCGGCtatttaaaaaatagaaaattttgaTAGTGGCAGAACTAGAATATTTTGATTGTGTCACAACAAAGTTTTCATTTTACATTGGTTTGAAGGatcaaattttacaagaaaaaaatgaattaattaGTTGTCTGAATTAAGATGAAATTTGGCTTGCAAGAGGGTAGTGTGATCCTTATTACTAACTAATGAAACTTCGATCTGTTTAATTTAATAATCATTTACTTTGGTAGTTTTAAAATCTATTATCTTGTTTTTCATTGTATTTTGTCATAACCAAAACCAATGAACATATATAGGAACACAAGCTTCAAAGTTTCCTCGGATGTCGAATTTTGACGCAAACGAGTCCTTGACATTTCAACGAAGGAATTCTAATAATCACACGGATCAGAGCTTCTATGAGCGATTCACGCCTCTCCAAACGAACAAACAAAAGTTTGAACTCAATGCAGCATCCGCTAACAATCATCAGTTTGATGCAACTCATGATTTGCTAAATCCCATGGAAAAAACTATCCGTTTCGTGGATGCTTTGTATAGATTTATACGACCGTATGCAGCAGTTGGAACGGTAGATTATAAGAAATTTTAAATATCATTAACATTGATTATTTTTTACAAACTGACATTAAAAAAGACTAAGATAAAATCAATATGTCTAATCCCATTTTGTAGGTCTTAAGTGTTGGGGCCATGTCACTTCTTACTGTCCAGAAATTGTCAGATTTCACCCCATTGTTCTTCCTAAAAATGATGCAGGTATATATTTAGATTGAACCTTTAGTTCTATACCACTACAATGCGAGCGTGCGATCTTCTTAAACAATAATGTTCTTAACCTCTATATTTAATTACTACTTTCAGGCTCTTGTTGGAGGCATGTTTATGCAAATGTATGTCTGTGGATTCAACCAAATATGCGATATAGAACTCGACAAGGTTTGGGGAAAAGATAAAAAACTTAAATTTGAATTTGTCATGCACACGCGGCTCACACGTGTGTTTAGATATGTATATTATGTTAAGTTAAAGAATAGAACTATTGCTGACAATATAATGAATCTTTCAGGTTAACAAGCCATCTCTCCCATTAGCTGCAGGGGAACTATCTATGACAACTGCTATCACAGTGTCTGCATTATCAGCAGTCATGGTATGCAATAGTTTATTAATGAACCTCCTTAATTAAGGTTGCAAAGATCATATATAGGAAACCACCATATACTTTTGCCTTGAGGATATATCTAATGGTTAAATACTCACATTGGTATTCAACCATTTTGTCAATTCAAGAATGGATATCACCATTATCTTAAAACACACCCAAAGGGTCAAAATACCACATCAAAGTTTCATATAATGCTTAATGTGACCTAAAACTAATTAAGACATAAACTGAAAATAAGTGATTGTAGTATAGCTATCAGTTAGTGGTCATTCTCTTATATATCCACTATCGTTGAATATAACGGTATCATATAAAGTGTAATCCGGTTTTAATATGATTGTTTTGAATGCAGAGTTTTGCGACTGCATGGCTTGTTGGTTCTCCCGCGTTGTTTTGGGGTTTCGTCGGGTGGTTCGTGGTTGGGACTGCATATTCGGCCAATGTGGTGAGGTTTTAATAACGTTATAAATTTAGTGGCTCCAAAATATATACCGAATTAACTACTAAAGGGAAATTTTCTTGTGTGTGTACAATTCCAGCTCCCCTATTTGAGATGGAAGAGGTTTCCTTTCACAGCAGCTTTTTACATGCTATGTGCTAGAGCACTGATTGTTCCTATTGGATATTACATGCATATGCAGGTATTTTTTTTCCTACTTCATCTATGGATTATAAAATGAAGTCATCGTCTGACATAGCGACTTAAATGGCAAAAAGATAAAAGCTCTAGACACTCATCTTAGATTTACATACTCCAAAAATCTAAAGTCGCTAATTTAGATGGCGACTATACCATTTTTCGACAAGTACTCGTTAATTAACATTGTTCGCTTCCGCTTCAAATTTTTTTTATACCATCTAGGGTTTATAttttttgttcttcatgtcttgttTCTTTGCactaaataaaatgaaaatttataGACTTCTATCAATGGAGGAGCAAGTCTACTTTCAAGGCCAATATTATTTGCAGTAGGAATGCTTAGTGCCTTCTCAGTCTCAACAATATTCTTCAAGGTAAACACCATAGCAGCTGATCAAACTTGTAATTTAAATAATCTTGAAGTAGTAAACTAATGGCATTGCTTGTCACTAATCTGATTATTCCTTTGATAGGACATCCCGGATATTGAGGGAGACCGAATGCATGGAATTAAGTCCCTGGCTATAAAATTGGGCGAAAAACGGGTtagcttttatttatttatttttttttaaataagtttaCTTCATCCATGAAACAAAATAGTATATGATGGCTAAAGATTTTATTAAAAGGGTCTGACCTTGTAGCACTAACACATTAATCTTTGCAGATGTACTGGATATGCATTTGGATTCTTGAAATTGCTTATGTTGCTGCTGCTTTGGTGGGTGCAACTTCACCCATCGCTTGGAGCAAATATGTAACggtaagggttttttttttttttttttttttttttttttttttggtaaaggggACGGTACCCAAAATTATTTATTAACAAAGAATGAACGATTACAAAACTGAAGGAATTAGCTAACCCCCGAAAGTTATAAATTTGCGATGTAAACGAATTTAAACTAGTTATAGAATATTTTACACTAATAAGAATATTATCATCTAAAAAGTTCCGTTTTAACGATCAAGCTTATTACTGAAGCTCAAATAAAAGTATCCAGCAAATAAATTATGAATCTTGAAATATATTCCTTTATAGGGTGATACACACAGATGTAAAACAAAATATTTCTTGAACATATGGTGTATTTTATTTTTTACCCTAAAGAATATTAACTCTTAGGAATTCTATAAGTAATATCGATTTAGTTATATCATAGATGTCAGGAAACATGTCATCTGTTCAAACAAAATTGCCTGTGATTGCATCTCCGTTCAACCATATTTTGTAGCAAACTAACAGTGCAATATACGTGTAGGTTATTAGTCATCTCGCGATGGGAGCGCTGCTTTGGATACGTGCCAAATCAGTAGATTTGAAAAACATGGAAGCCGTTCAATCCATGTATATGTTTCTTTGGCAGGTATGTTTCAGTATAAGTTGTATCATTTATCTAATTCGATCAATAAAATCTAATTCGATCTGCCACTACTTTAGAGTATAGTTGTGGCGTGACAAACGTTAGTACAGATGTCGCATTTCACGTTTTTTAGCTTCATTGTGATTTTCGAGTTTTATCTTGTTAATCATTAGCATAAACTAGGTTTTATCTTTTCTTTAGTTTGTAATAACTTTTTGTATATGTTGCAGCTCTTCTATGCTGAATATGGCCTTATCTCACTTGTTCGATGAGCTACCAGTCTTCTAATGAAGAACATATCCCCTCGCCATCCAATAAAGTAAATCTTCACGACGACCTAGCTATGAAATTCCCGATCCATCCTTCAAGATATAACATCACCCTATGTAACATCTCGATTTTTTATGTAAAATATATGGAATAATTTAATTCATATTATAATAATCTTTTATTCACGACGTATTGGTATGAGTACATTTTAATTATTGTTAGAATTGGACTAGAAATATCCAAATATTGAATTATTCACCACGTATAGGGATGAGCACATTTTATTCACGTTGTGTTGGTATGAGTTCATTTTATTTTTTACTCAAGGATGTAAATGTCCAAAGTACAACTTGGACTTCAAAGAGTAAAATGAGTAATTGAAACTCACATAAATCCCCGAATCCATTTTTATAGAAGGAAGGTCGATTCTTGATGGGCCGTGTATTTTAAGTGAGATTATTTCTTGGGCTAAATCTTATAAAAAACGAGTTCTCCTTTACAAAGTTGACTTCCAAAAGGCGCATGACTCTGTCAATTGGGCTTTCTTTTGGTCATCCTTAAAGGTATGAATTTCCCGTCCTTGTGATGTAATTGGATTGAAGCTCGCTTGAGGTCAGGGAAGGCTTCGGTCTTGTGAACAAGTCCCCTACCTCTGAATTTAAATTGTCTCGAGGTCTTCGCCAAGGAGATCCTATTTCGCCGTTTCTTTTTGTTCTTATGTTGGAAGCCTTGGAGGTCGGTACGAGAAAGGCGGTGGAAGTGGATTTTTAAGGGGATATAATTACGAAATGGAGTCCCACCATAACACACTTAGGTTATGCCGACACCATTGAATTTTTAGTGAATGGTCCTAGGAGAGCATTTTGAACCTTAACTAGACCATGAGATGTTTTTACCTTTGCTCTGGGTTAGTGGTTAATCTAGTTAAAAGTTGTGTCTACGGACCGGTACAACCGATATGGAAGTTCAAGAAATGACTACCTTGATTCATTGCAAGGCGGGTAACTTTCCGTTTAATTTTATTGGCCTCCCAATTGGGGCTAATATGAAATGAGTAAAATTTTGGAAGCCGATTGTAGAAATTTCAATTCAAAGTTATCCGGTTGGAAGGCAAATAGCTTGTCTCTAGTGGGAATAGTTACCTTAGCCAAGGCGGTGCTCAGCACCCTCCCAAACTATCATTTCTTGCCTTTTAAAGCGCTCAAGAGTGTCATTAACACCTTTGAGAAAATCCCAAGAAACTTCAGCTTGGGATATAACAATGGAAATAGGAAAGTTAAGCGGATTGCATGGGAAAAAAAAGGTGGCCCTTAGTCCCGAGATTCCACTAGGTGTAATGGTATTTATCAAATGTGTGAAAAAGAAGTTGTATGGATAAAAAATTTAGAGAGTGCTCCTCTTTAAATTTACCATGGAACATAGAATCTTTAAGTCTGTGCGTTTCCCTCCATCTTTAGAACCACCATGTTCATTCTTAACCACACCAATGGAAGACTCATTCAACTGTATTAAAGTTTGTAATAAACAAGATAATTAATCTTGCATTAAAACCGTGTTTAATCTCTACATAAATGGGTTTTAACTCACTAGTGGGTGGACTAGTTTTACTGGTTGTGCATGCGCCTTAGTGGAACCAGTGCCAAGGTAGCGCTCAGACATGTGTCCCCTACCACAACCTAAGACATCCCACCGCATGCCGGCCCACGCGCCATCTGGACTGGCATCGCCGTGCCGTGTCAATGAGTGCTCATGACTCGCGTCATGCACCTAAGAAAAATGCACCATCAGCGCGTCACATTGCGATCATTACCCACGCCATGCTCGTGCGTGTGCGAGTTAGGTGTAGAGAAACCTTTAGGGTCCCCACTATTGTTGATCTACAGGTAAACAATATACAAGGGTGCTTCTCTTTGTAACCTACTTCAAGTTTTGTCATCCCACCTATATGGTACAACTTGACAAACTTTAATTCAATTTTCTCATCTTTGGTTAGTCCAATCATAGAACTTTGAGCATTgctatctcattcatcttagctccattTTGAGCATTGTTTGGTTCGTTATGAGCCTTTCAAATagtagaacacaaacccacaaatgaGTATTTATACAActctatataaatatatttatctACGTCCAAAATTAgtgaaaaattaattttcactAACATTTTGTCCACATAAATGgtgatttagaaaaaaaaaagtgttgTATGCCAAATTAagcttaaaatttatataatatcAGTTAGTAACTGCTTTGTGCAGTTGCTAATTGTACATGTGACTTCAATGCTTTTTTGTGCTGATCTTTGTTTGTCTAGGTGCTTGTAAACCTCTTTTTAATAACACACATACTACCAGAAATAATAAGAATCTTCTAATTCCACATGTCTACAGAAAAGGATATATTTGTTACCCCTATTTTCAAAGCTCGAGAGAGAAAACAGTGGCTTTGCGGTGAAACCACAGCCAGTTTGGTTCCACGTTCAATCGAACGGATAGCATGGTGTTAATCACTTTCATCTTCAATTATTTAATTCTTGTAACagacgatggtggtggtgtttGTGAACCTAGCGCTGGCGATGGGTTGTCCAAGCCAACATCAAGCAGCGGTTGCAACTGAATTGATAGCATCACTTTTTGTGGGTGGTGACGTCGATCAATGAACTCATCAGGACGACAATGATGGTTCC is from Helianthus annuus cultivar XRQ/B chromosome 9, HanXRQr2.0-SUNRISE, whole genome shotgun sequence and encodes:
- the LOC110877485 gene encoding homogentisate phytyltransferase 1, chloroplastic, translated to MASLAVGSLCKPTSLLVSGVVKSSSSIATGTQASKFPRMSNFDANESLTFQRRNSNNHTDQSFYERFTPLQTNKQKFELNAASANNHQFDATHDLLNPMEKTIRFVDALYRFIRPYAAVGTVLSVGAMSLLTVQKLSDFTPLFFLKMMQALVGGMFMQMYVCGFNQICDIELDKVNKPSLPLAAGELSMTTAITVSALSAVMSFATAWLVGSPALFWGFVGWFVVGTAYSANVLPYLRWKRFPFTAAFYMLCARALIVPIGYYMHMQTSINGGASLLSRPILFAVGMLSAFSVSTIFFKDIPDIEGDRMHGIKSLAIKLGEKRMYWICIWILEIAYVAAALVGATSPIAWSKYVTVISHLAMGALLWIRAKSVDLKNMEAVQSMYMFLWQLFYAEYGLISLVR